Within the Enterococcus hirae ATCC 9790 genome, the region TTAATAAAAATCTGTTCATTATACGGTAATGAAGTCACACCATTTCCATATTCCTTACATTTCACAATCACATCTGATAGGACGAGTTCATCCACCAATGGACGGATACCGTCATGAATGATAATTGTGTCATCATCCTCTGAATAATCTTTTAAAAATTGTACACCGTTATTGATTGATTCTTGTCCTTTAGATCCGCCAGTAATCACCCATTGGACTTTACTGATATTGAACTCTTTGATATAAGCCCACATGGTTTCTTCCCAACCTGATTTACATACAACAAGAATTCGATCAATCTGTGGATGGTGTTGGAATGACTCCAATGTATAAATAATGATGGGCTTTCCCTCGATATTAATAAATTGTTTTGGTATATCCTGCCCCATTCGTTTGCCAACGCCACCGGCAATAATTATAGCTGTAATCATATGAGATAAATTCCTTTCTTTTATGTGTATTTATACTAAATAGGTATTGAAAACTTGCCTATTATTTCACTATCCGTTCAATAAAAACCATATTTAACCTTTTACATTTTCTCACAACTGCCAATAACTTTCAATGTTTTCCACTGAGCCTCGGTGAAATATAAGTATTATACAAAAAAACAACACATCAAAAGAATGATAGAACATTCGATTGATGTGTTGATTTATTTATTTTTAGTTTACTTTTTGAACATACTTTTTATTTGCAGTCACATAACCATCAGCTGTTTTTAATCGTGGAAGTCCTGATGGGGTATATTCGATTGATTGGATCTCTACGATCGTTCCTTTGCTAATTGCAGCTCCTTTTTGCGTAAAACTGAGATCTTTATAGTAGTAATCATTCATCAACAGTTGAACTCTTTTAGGATTCGTCACAAAATAATTATCATTTGCATTCGCAGCAGCTGTAACATACCCTTTATTAGCTGTAACATATCCCTTATTGGTTTTTAATCGTGGGATTCCACCAGCTGTATACTCGATACCTAAGACATCGATCACCGTACCTTTCGCAATTGCGGTACTTGGTTGTTTAAAGTCTATGTCAGAATAATAGCGATCATCCCTCAACATAACAATTTTTCTTGGATTTTCGATAAAGTAATTATCACTGTCACTCACTAATTGTGTTACATAACCTCTATTTGCTGTCAAATAGCCTTTTGCCGTTTTTAACCGTGGGATTCCACCACTTGTAAATACCACATTTTGGACTTCAATCAATTCATTTTTAGAGACTGCCTCCCCTTTTTGACTGAAATTGACATCATGATAATACGTATCATTTGTCTTCATGACCACATATCCTGGATTACTATAATAATAGTTTGAGATATTATCTGGCACTTCTTGCACATACTCTTTATTAGCCGTCAAATAGCCATCGGGCGTAAGCAATCGCGGTACTTGACCTTCACGGTATACGACACCTGTAACAGATACAAGCGATCCTTTCGTCACTGCTTTTCCTTTATGGAGAAAGTCTGTGTCTCGATAGTAAGTATCATTGGCTTTCATGACGATTCGAACAGGGTTTTTCGTATAGTAATTATCAATTGATGCTACAGTTGCGATCACGTAGTCTCTATTTGCTGTATAAAAGCCTTTATTTGTTTTTAATCGAGGTATTCCACTCTTTGTTTTTTCAATTCCCGTTACTTTGATGACCGTACCAGCTGAGACTGATTCTCCTGGTTTTGTAAACTCGACATCTTGGTAAAAACGATCATTTGTCTGAGCAATGACTTGTCCTGGATTTGTCATATAGTACATATCAGAGATATCACGATACTGTTCGACCAAATTTTTATTCGCAGTCAAATAGCCATTTTTTGTTTTTAAACGGAAAATACCAGAGTCCGTGTAAGCTAAGCTTTCTACTTCCACCACTGTACCTTTCGTGACTTTATTCAAACGCTGGGTAAAAGCTGTATCTGCATAAAAATAATCATCGGTCTTCAAACGAACTTTTTTAGGATTCGTTGTAAAATAAGAATCAATATTGCTTTGAGCCGCTACAACATATGATTTATTTGCTGTTAAATAACCGTGATCTGTAAATAAGCGTGGAATCCCACTAGCGGTTGTTTGAATACTTTTCACAGTAACTAAAGTATTTTCTTTAACAGTCATTCCAGGACTGGTAAAATTCACATCATTGTAAAAACAATCATCCTTCTTGAGGATGACTCTTCCAGGATTTGTCGTATAATATTTATTTAGGTCAGGTCCGGTTCCTGTATTTGGCGTTCCAAAAAAAGAACTGTAAATCATCGACATGTCAAAGGGACGTGATTGATAATTAGCCAAACCTGGGAAATACATTTTAGACGACCACTGCCAAGCGCCATAATCATTGTTCCACTGCATCGATTGTGTTGGAGTATAAGGATATTGTGCGACCCATATACGTTCTTTATTAAAGGGAGCAGGATTGATGTACCCACTATCTAGCCAGCCTCTACTAAGATATAGTGCAGCATTAGAATACCCAAGATTTTTTAGTTGTTGATTAAAAGCCAGAGCATTTTTTTGCGTATCGCGTCCGTTGGAAATCAAGTTTGGGTCTTCTGCGTCATCGAACATGATCGCATTTTTGGGCAAACCGAATTTTGACGCTGCTTGTGCAAAATATTTTGCCTCTGCTTGAGCCGTCTGGACAGATGTATACAAGCTATAATGATAAGCGGACACGCTTAGTCCTGCAGCTTTAGCATTGTTGATTTGACTTTGCGCATACGGATTAGTATAAGATGTTCCTTCAGTGAGCTTGACGGTTACTCCCGTAACCCCGTAACTTTTAATTTTTTGATACTCAGCAACAGAGATTGTTCCATTCCAACTAGCGACATCAATGAAGTCTTTTCTTGGTAAATTAGGATTATCGGCATATACACTATCAGGTTCCCTCATTCTCGTCATAATCCCATACTGACTGCCAGACGGTTGCATGGCATAAGTACCTTTTTTATGGTTTGTCCCTCTTTTCCCGAGTTCAGCATCTTCTCTTGAATCACCTTGACTAGCATCTGGTTGGACCTCGGTAGAATCACTCGTAGAATTGGCGGTCTCGGAACCCGAAGTGCTGGTACTTTCTTGAGTGGGGATTGTCGAGCTGCTGGTCATACTGGATTCTGTCGAAGAAGTCTCAGCCGTAGATGTTTCCGTAGTTGTCGAACTATCCGATTGTTTTGTATCGTTAGTTGTGGTAAGTGTTGCTGAATCATACGAGTCGTTCATTTGCTTTTCTTCAGTTCCCACTTCATTCATAGCCTTCTGTTCTTGACTAGATTGAGAAGTTTTAGCTATATTTTCAATTGCATAAGTATTGGAAATAGAGCTATTTAATAATAATGTACATAAAAGTACACCAGAAAAAATCCGTTTCATCTCTTTTCTCCTTCATACTGTATCGTTTACTTTGTAAGCTTTTTTAGTATCAACAAGAACAGCTTCATGATGAGGCTGTTGTTCTTCTTCAGGGGGCAATTGCATGTAGTCACCAAAGACCTGTTTCAAATAGCGGTCATATCCAACAGGAATTGGCATTTTTGTCTCTTCAAAGGGAACAACAATCGCTGATTTAAAATCTTCCAAATGGTAAATATTTCCCATATATTTAGGTCCGACACATAATTCTGTGACATAAGGTGTCGATCCGAATGAGTACTTACTCATTTGTTTTTCTGCAAAACGCCAAATCTTATAGCGGATTTTGGGCGAAGAGAACGTACTTAAAAGCACCTTGCTACCTGTTGCCATCATTCCTCCATGTTTTTCGGGCACAACCTGAGAACAAAACAATGCATAAACGAGCGCCCACATTTTTTGGATTTTCCGTTGCGCACTTTTTTCAGGCGCACCGTCCAAAGGAAAAATATCAATCGGTATACCATGAGGAATAGCCATTCCTTCTTGATACGTTTTGACAAATGTGGTATTTGCATCTCGAATGGTCATAAATGAATTATGATCATTGTAATTCTCAGAAGCAACCAATAGCGGATAGCGTTCAACATCAGCATATTTTGGCCATAGTTCTTTTATTTTTTCATAATCTTGTCTAGGCATAAAAAAATCCAAGTCATCATCCCAAGGAATAAAACCTTGATGACGGATAGAGCCAATACAGCCACCACCACAAAAATAACAAAGTAGGTCGTGTTTATTACAAAAATCGACAAAATATTGAGCGATTTCTAACACTACCTGCTGGACATTTCTTAATTCAGGATCATTACTATACATACTTACAGCTCCCTCTATTTTTATTTTATCATAACTATTTTTTTATCCGAAATAGAATCTGTCTAAATTTGCAAAAAAAGAGTGTGGGTCAAAAGGAAAACCTAAAGACCCAAACTCGAATAAATAGTGTGTTAGAAGAAACTTTTATCCTAACACTTTTATAAATGTGAGAATAAAGCCATGACAGCTGTCACTGCTTTTTTATTTCGATTGAAAAGCAAATGATATCACCCTGCTATTCCGGTCGCTTATTTAATACACTCGTTTTAGTGTTGCCATCAATCCTGGCATCTTTATTTCAACAAAACTTCCGATGCGTACAGCAGTTAAAAAGAATGAACAAGGCAGGTTATACAATTGCTTCGTTACTTTTTTTACTGTAGAGTCGGTGCAAGCAATTTTTTTCGCCTCAACAATAGTTGGATCCGTTAATATTTGCTTTGCTTCAGCTTTTTTTTCTTTTGCTGTCCGTGTCGAAGTGCCATAGATAGAAAAGATGACCGACGTCGTTCCTTTTAAATGGAGAGCTGCCATTCCTGGCTTATCGACTTCATTCGTCACTTCATTTGCTAATTGGTAGAACTCTTTGAAGGTACTAAATTTATTGGGACGGTACTGATTCGTGATTCCTTTGCCACCTTCAAATTCATAAATATAAGAAATCTTCGGGTTCATCAGGACATTTTGACAATATTTATAATAATGCAAATTAAAAATACGGTCTTCACAGCTATTGTATCCTTTAAAAAGAAGCTGATTCTGTTTTAAAATATCCCTTCGATAACATTTATTCCAAACTACATACATCAACTGATCGTTCATTAATCGATACATGTCTTTTATAAAACTATCATGACTTTGATAATGATGCTCCGTCACTAAATTTTCTTTTTCTGAAATAATCTGTTCTCCGTCCATCGTTCGAAAGATAAATGAACTAACGATCAAATCGGTGTCTGGATGTTTAGCTAAAAGCTTGTCATAATCAGATAAAACTTCTTTTTTCGGCGTATCATCCGCATCAAAAAATAAGATGTAAGTTCCTTGGGCTTGCATAATCCCTTCATTTCTTGCTAAACCAGGCCCTTGATTAGCCGTTGTGATCAGTCGAAATTTAGGGTCGTTCTCAATAAGTCTCGTAATGATTGCTTCCGTTTGATCTGTCGAACCATCATTGATTAACAAAACTTCATAATCAGTAAAATCAAATTCTTTTAAAGATGCGATCGTACGAGCAATCGTGCTTTCAGCATTATAAATGGGTATGACGATACTAAATTTTGGGTTACTCATTTTTCACTACCTCTCAACTAGCGAAAGATTTTCTCTTTTGGAAAAGCAATCTCTGCCAATGAATGAACATTCTCATCTTCTTCCAAGCCTTGAGAAGACATCTTATCAAAAAGAATTTTAATGGTTTGTAATAATATTTTTAAATCGAGCAATAAAGAATATTTCTTGATGTAAAGTAAATCAAACCGTAATTTACTGTTGTAATCTGATACGTATTTCCCATAAACTTGCGCATAACCCGTTATCCCAGCACGTACATTGTGTCTCAAATAGTAATAAGGATTTTCCGCATTGAATTGATCAACAAAGAAAGGACGTTCTGGTCGAGGACCAACGATCGACATGTCTCCCTTTAATACATTAAAGATTTGTGGTAATTCATCAAAACGAACTGCTCGGATAAATTTACCCACTGGAGTGACACGAGCATCGTTGCTCTTAGCCAAAACAGGTCCTGATTTGGCTTCTGCAGTCGCAGTCATCGAGCGAAATTTATAGATTGAAAATTCTTTTTGATTTTTAGTGATCCGAATTTGTTTATAAATAACCGGACCCGGTGAAGTAACTTTTACTAAAATAGCAGTTAATAACATGAAAGGTGAGGCTATGATCAGTAAAATCAACGAAACGATAATATCAAACAACCGCTTGAATAATTCATATTCTGGTGGAATTCTGAATCCTGAAGCTTCAATAATACTTTCATCTTCAAAGTTCATGATGTTTGGATTGATCATCGTTAAGTTTTCAAATGTCGTATTGAGAAATAATTTCTTCTCATTTTTTGTCACTAGTTGATAGATTTTTACTTTTTCTGCTTCTTCAATATGTGAAGCCAGATAGACGATATCCATTTGATCAATCATTTTTTTCACATTTTCATAGTAGTGATCGATGACAACCGCTTCTACTTTATGCTTATTATTTTTTTTAGAACTGAAATTTTGTATGGCCGGTGCCACATCTTTTTCTGATCCAACGATCACGACTTTCTTATCACGACTGACTTTCAAGTACAACTTATAGATTAATATTCTGTAAAGACTCAATAAAATGGTCGCTAGCACAAATGACAGTAAAATTACGCCTCGTGGGAAAGCAAACCAGCGTCCAGCAAAGGTGACGACCATGATCCCCAATGTCATTAAGACTTGACCAATAACCGTGACAAACACGATATCGCTGACCGTTCGATTATAAAAAACATATACGCCCAATAAGATATTCAAGGCAATAAATATAACAGAAATAAAGATTGCTGAATGTTGAAAAGTTTCAAAATTCCGCATGGGTATTTCCCCATGAAATTTCAGTAAGAAACTGCTATATATGGCTACATTGTACATCAAAACATCCATTAAAATAATGAATATTCGTCTTGCAGCACTCCATTCCC harbors:
- a CDS encoding IspD/TarI family cytidylyltransferase; the protein is MITAIIIAGGVGKRMGQDIPKQFINIEGKPIIIYTLESFQHHPQIDRILVVCKSGWEETMWAYIKEFNISKVQWVITGGSKGQESINNGVQFLKDYSEDDDTIIIHDGIRPLVDELVLSDVIVKCKEYGNGVTSLPYNEQIFIKKTEETTQQYVDRNTLRRVSTPQAYQYGKLLSAYNRAVKENIGMTDSSYTNTMMVDLGETLYFAAGSDKNIKLTTTDDLELFKAYLKMKD
- a CDS encoding DUF5776 domain-containing protein, with amino-acid sequence MKRIFSGVLLCTLLLNSSISNTYAIENIAKTSQSSQEQKAMNEVGTEEKQMNDSYDSATLTTTNDTKQSDSSTTTETSTAETSSTESSMTSSSTIPTQESTSTSGSETANSTSDSTEVQPDASQGDSREDAELGKRGTNHKKGTYAMQPSGSQYGIMTRMREPDSVYADNPNLPRKDFIDVASWNGTISVAEYQKIKSYGVTGVTVKLTEGTSYTNPYAQSQINNAKAAGLSVSAYHYSLYTSVQTAQAEAKYFAQAASKFGLPKNAIMFDDAEDPNLISNGRDTQKNALAFNQQLKNLGYSNAALYLSRGWLDSGYINPAPFNKERIWVAQYPYTPTQSMQWNNDYGAWQWSSKMYFPGLANYQSRPFDMSMIYSSFFGTPNTGTGPDLNKYYTTNPGRVILKKDDCFYNDVNFTSPGMTVKENTLVTVKSIQTTASGIPRLFTDHGYLTANKSYVVAAQSNIDSYFTTNPKKVRLKTDDYFYADTAFTQRLNKVTKGTVVEVESLAYTDSGIFRLKTKNGYLTANKNLVEQYRDISDMYYMTNPGQVIAQTNDRFYQDVEFTKPGESVSAGTVIKVTGIEKTKSGIPRLKTNKGFYTANRDYVIATVASIDNYYTKNPVRIVMKANDTYYRDTDFLHKGKAVTKGSLVSVTGVVYREGQVPRLLTPDGYLTANKEYVQEVPDNISNYYYSNPGYVVMKTNDTYYHDVNFSQKGEAVSKNELIEVQNVVFTSGGIPRLKTAKGYLTANRGYVTQLVSDSDNYFIENPRKIVMLRDDRYYSDIDFKQPSTAIAKGTVIDVLGIEYTAGGIPRLKTNKGYVTANKGYVTAAANANDNYFVTNPKRVQLLMNDYYYKDLSFTQKGAAISKGTIVEIQSIEYTPSGLPRLKTADGYVTANKKYVQKVN
- a CDS encoding LicD family protein; protein product: MYSNDPELRNVQQVVLEIAQYFVDFCNKHDLLCYFCGGGCIGSIRHQGFIPWDDDLDFFMPRQDYEKIKELWPKYADVERYPLLVASENYNDHNSFMTIRDANTTFVKTYQEGMAIPHGIPIDIFPLDGAPEKSAQRKIQKMWALVYALFCSQVVPEKHGGMMATGSKVLLSTFSSPKIRYKIWRFAEKQMSKYSFGSTPYVTELCVGPKYMGNIYHLEDFKSAIVVPFEETKMPIPVGYDRYLKQVFGDYMQLPPEEEQQPHHEAVLVDTKKAYKVNDTV
- a CDS encoding glycosyltransferase family 2 protein; protein product: MSNPKFSIVIPIYNAESTIARTIASLKEFDFTDYEVLLINDGSTDQTEAIITRLIENDPKFRLITTANQGPGLARNEGIMQAQGTYILFFDADDTPKKEVLSDYDKLLAKHPDTDLIVSSFIFRTMDGEQIISEKENLVTEHHYQSHDSFIKDMYRLMNDQLMYVVWNKCYRRDILKQNQLLFKGYNSCEDRIFNLHYYKYCQNVLMNPKISYIYEFEGGKGITNQYRPNKFSTFKEFYQLANEVTNEVDKPGMAALHLKGTTSVIFSIYGTSTRTAKEKKAEAKQILTDPTIVEAKKIACTDSTVKKVTKQLYNLPCSFFLTAVRIGSFVEIKMPGLMATLKRVY
- a CDS encoding sugar transferase produces the protein MNKNGEWSAARRIFIILMDVLMYNVAIYSSFLLKFHGEIPMRNFETFQHSAIFISVIFIALNILLGVYVFYNRTVSDIVFVTVIGQVLMTLGIMVVTFAGRWFAFPRGVILLSFVLATILLSLYRILIYKLYLKVSRDKKVVIVGSEKDVAPAIQNFSSKKNNKHKVEAVVIDHYYENVKKMIDQMDIVYLASHIEEAEKVKIYQLVTKNEKKLFLNTTFENLTMINPNIMNFEDESIIEASGFRIPPEYELFKRLFDIIVSLILLIIASPFMLLTAILVKVTSPGPVIYKQIRITKNQKEFSIYKFRSMTATAEAKSGPVLAKSNDARVTPVGKFIRAVRFDELPQIFNVLKGDMSIVGPRPERPFFVDQFNAENPYYYLRHNVRAGITGYAQVYGKYVSDYNSKLRFDLLYIKKYSLLLDLKILLQTIKILFDKMSSQGLEEDENVHSLAEIAFPKEKIFR